From the Gasterosteus aculeatus chromosome 13, fGasAcu3.hap1.1, whole genome shotgun sequence genome, one window contains:
- the ptar1 gene encoding protein prenyltransferase alpha subunit repeat-containing protein 1, producing the protein MAESEEEVDVLVQRVVKDITNAFKRNPNIDEIGVIPCPEARYNRSPIVLVENKLGVESWCVKFLLPSVHNKLLLYRQRKHWLDREALADITCTLLLLNPDFTTAWNVRKELLQCGALSPEKDLYLGKLALTKFPKSPETWIHRRWVLQQILLQSSGRSQKDPQSEEERADGEQSRRLNDQLARTLHQEMKVCSDAACRYPSNYNAWSHRIWVLQHMATGNVKVFHDELSSTRLWVSMHVSDHSGFHYRQYLLKELIAELSQAAASTTTTTTSTGVLQHMCSTVAGISPPHHDQANGEEAGEDGRQLSSTALLQLFHQEVELCTDLIQSFPGHETLWSHRRHVYYLWHDWRREHKHQCHRGSNGGSEPDRLENGDEGPLKACAQSPAGLGEDGVNGQRHAGEAMEVDGASLPDPRNSKRLKRGALPPGAPALPSEHGFVSGILDSDCDPEQRRFALAYRKWLDTVIVQHP; encoded by the exons ATGGCCgagtcggaggaggaggtggacgtcTTGGTCCAGAGAGTTGTCAAAGACATCACCAACGCCTTCAAGAGAAACCCCAACAT TGACGAAATCGGCGTGATCCCGTGTCCGGAGGCCCGCTACAACCGCAGTCCCATCGTGTTGGTGGAGAACAAGCTGGGCGTGGAGAGCTGGTGTGTCAAGTTCCTCCTGCCGTCCGTTCACAACAAGCTGCTGCTCTACCGCCAGCGCAAGCACTGGCTGGACAGGGAAG CGTTAGCGGATATCACCtgcaccctgctgctgctgaacccGGACTTCACCACCGCATGGAATGTCAG gaaggagctgctgcagtgCGGAGCGCTGAGCCCAGAGAAGGACCTCTACCTGGGCAAACTGGCCCTCACCAAATTCCCCAAGAGCCCAGAGACGTGGATACACCG ACGCTGGGTGCTGCAGCAGATCCTGCTTCAGTCCTCAGGCCGCAGCCAGAAGGATCCGCAGAGCGAAGAGGAGCGAGCCGATGGCGAGCAGAGCCGGCGGCTCAACGACCAGCTGGCCAGGACGCTCCATCAGGAGATGAAGGTGTGCTCCGACGCCGCCTGCCGCTACCCCAGCAACTACAACGCCTGGTCCCACCGCATCTGGGTGCTGCAGCACATGGCCACGGGCAACGTCAAG GTGTTCCACGATGAGCTGTCCTCCACGCGCCTCTGGGTGTCCATGCACGTGTCGGACCACAGCGGCTTCCACTACCGTCAGTACCTCCTCAAGGAGCTGATCGCCGAGCTCTCTCAGGCTGCAgcttccaccaccaccaccaccacctccaccggtGTACTCCAGCACATGTGCAGCACAGTCGCCGGCATCAGTCCCCCGCACCACGACCAAGCTAACGGGGAGGAGGCGGGTGAGGACGGCAGGCAGCTCAGCTCCACCGCGCTCCTTCAGCTCTTCCACCAGGAGGTGGAGCTGTGCACTGACCTCATCCAGTCCTTCCCCGGCCACGAGACGCTTTGGAGCCACAG GCGGCATGTCTACTACCTGTGGCACGACTGGAGGAGGGAACACAAACATCAGTGCCACCGTGGCAGCAACGGAGGCAGCGAGCCGGACCGTCTGGAGAACGGCGACGAGGGGCCGCTGAAGGCCTGCGCGCAGAGCCCTGCGGGCTTGGGGGAGGACGGTGTGAATGGACAGAGACATGCCGGCGAAGCTATGGAGGTGGACGGGGCATCCCTGCCGGACCCCCGCAACAGCAAGCGACTGAAGCGGGGCGCCCTGCCCCCTGGCGCTCCCGCCCTGCCCTCCGAGCACGGCTTCGTGAGCGGGATCCTAGACAGCGACTGTGACCCCGAGCAGAGACGTTTCGCCCTGGCGTACAGGAAGTGGTTGGACACTGTCATCGTTCAACATCCTTGA